In Oligoflexia bacterium, the following are encoded in one genomic region:
- a CDS encoding stage II sporulation protein M: MQKVLQTPPLSLEDTKHLCQLHDQLTVYIHQLRRDFSGPDLQDFEDTYFQLSQHMMSFQSNANLKQSYFRYRYNALWKKHFDLFILSLQLFALAFCVGLFMGWHKPEYAQLFLSQGMAERIMNHQDWFDNLRQAPLSGGFAIAWNNIQVCINVFLMSALLAIGGIVLLIYNGFHVGFIIAFCARYGFVEALIQFITTHGILELTLIVASSFSGLIMGSEFFKRNQKQTFSARFKQSSKDGFTILLGILPWIALAAVFEAFASPFNYLSMPQKIFIGCFITVCFWFYTF, translated from the coding sequence ATGCAAAAAGTTCTGCAAACTCCTCCTTTATCATTAGAAGACACAAAACATTTATGTCAACTTCATGATCAATTAACCGTGTACATCCATCAATTACGCCGTGACTTTTCCGGCCCTGATCTACAGGACTTTGAAGACACTTACTTTCAACTCAGTCAGCATATGATGAGTTTTCAAAGCAACGCTAACCTTAAACAATCTTATTTTAGATACCGTTACAATGCGCTTTGGAAAAAACACTTTGATTTATTTATTTTAAGCTTACAACTGTTTGCTCTGGCATTTTGTGTCGGTTTATTTATGGGTTGGCACAAACCAGAATATGCCCAGTTGTTTCTTTCTCAAGGTATGGCAGAAAGAATCATGAATCACCAAGATTGGTTTGATAATTTACGTCAAGCTCCATTAAGTGGAGGCTTTGCCATTGCTTGGAACAACATACAAGTGTGTATCAATGTATTTTTAATGAGCGCTTTGCTTGCCATTGGTGGCATTGTACTTCTTATATACAATGGTTTTCATGTAGGTTTTATTATAGCGTTTTGTGCCCGTTATGGTTTTGTTGAAGCTTTAATTCAATTCATTACCACACACGGTATTCTTGAATTAACTTTAATCGTTGCCAGCAGTTTTTCTGGATTAATCATGGGCAGTGAGTTTTTTAAACGCAATCAAAAACAAACTTTTTCAGCTAGATTCAAACAAAGCAGTAAAGATGGCTTTACTATTTTATTAGGCATTTTACCTTGGATTGCTCTGGCCGCTGTCTTTGAAGCTTTTGCCTCGCCGTTTAATTATTTAAGCATGCCACAAAAAATTTTTATCGGTTGCTTTATTACGGTTTGCTTTTGGTTCTATACCTTTTG
- the atpH gene encoding ATP synthase F1 subunit delta, whose translation MADNRASFAQRYGIALFESLLEMGDKKLIDVADKNFSDFSQLLEASSELENFLASPAFEAAEKHEVLKDIQKKMTLDDAFYRFLCVLVDQGHFDLYAGVVESYRNAILRQEQKVSVNITSAFDLSDDQKGRVLYALSKKLGKDILLKVQVNPELIGGLKAEVDGVIYDASIKGKLNSLQKEMKS comes from the coding sequence ATGGCAGACAATAGAGCCAGCTTTGCTCAACGTTATGGGATAGCGCTGTTTGAATCTTTGCTAGAGATGGGTGATAAAAAACTGATTGATGTTGCGGATAAAAATTTTAGTGATTTTTCGCAACTGTTAGAAGCATCTAGTGAACTGGAAAATTTTTTAGCAAGCCCAGCTTTTGAAGCTGCTGAAAAGCATGAAGTTTTAAAAGACATTCAGAAAAAAATGACCTTAGATGATGCGTTTTATCGTTTTCTCTGTGTGTTGGTGGACCAAGGTCATTTTGATTTATACGCTGGTGTGGTTGAGTCTTACCGCAATGCTATTTTAAGACAAGAGCAAAAAGTATCCGTTAATATCACCAGTGCATTTGATTTAAGCGATGATCAAAAAGGAAGAGTATTGTATGCTTTGTCAAAAAAATTAGGCAAAGATATTTTGTTAAAAGTTCAGGTAAATCCTGAGCTTATTGGCGGTTTAAAGGCAGAAGTAGATGGAGTTATTTACGATGCATCAATCAAAGGCAAACTCAATAGCCTACAAAAGGAGATGAAATCATGA
- a CDS encoding RDD family protein, with amino-acid sequence MADTNSLTHDNHASHVQFIEGAQIQALPAPIFKRALAYCCDIGMVSVLLYGLYFALIFIFAIGFGVFAATGLFESLKVWAETSLESGNLGQMILLFILGFLFLLLIYAVLIGPFHAYFIYYEYKQQSTPGKRVFGLRVIALDRPNLSMKDVILREMMRHFEASLILPGLISMLATKKSQRLGDLMTGTMVVHTPKDERKSDYLYLDEDSFRSLNDQLTPTQVLEPVHCKAFLKQVFPVFVSKLADESQALETLARAESIYTQYYQANQTLDLTGIAAKENFLRFHAQRCFDYVNKL; translated from the coding sequence ATGGCCGACACTAACTCTTTAACACATGACAACCATGCTTCTCATGTTCAATTTATTGAAGGCGCTCAAATACAAGCTTTACCTGCCCCTATTTTTAAACGTGCTCTTGCTTACTGTTGCGATATCGGCATGGTCAGTGTTTTACTTTACGGTTTATATTTTGCGCTGATCTTTATTTTTGCCATTGGTTTTGGTGTGTTTGCTGCTACTGGTCTTTTTGAAAGCCTTAAAGTTTGGGCAGAAACCAGTTTAGAAAGTGGCAACCTAGGTCAAATGATCCTTTTGTTTATTTTGGGTTTTTTATTTCTCTTGCTTATCTATGCCGTGCTGATTGGGCCTTTTCATGCTTACTTTATTTACTATGAATACAAACAACAATCTACCCCCGGCAAAAGAGTTTTTGGCTTACGTGTTATCGCTTTGGATAGACCCAACTTAAGTATGAAAGATGTTATTCTACGTGAAATGATGCGCCACTTTGAAGCCAGTCTGATTTTACCAGGATTAATTTCAATGCTGGCCACAAAAAAATCACAACGTTTGGGGGATTTGATGACTGGTACCATGGTGGTTCATACTCCAAAAGACGAACGTAAAAGTGATTACCTGTATTTAGATGAAGATTCTTTTAGATCACTCAACGATCAACTAACTCCAACACAAGTGCTTGAGCCGGTTCATTGTAAAGCATTTCTTAAGCAAGTCTTTCCCGTATTTGTTTCCAAGCTCGCTGATGAAAGTCAAGCCCTAGAAACCCTTGCTAGAGCAGAAAGCATTTATACCCAGTACTACCAAGCCAATCAAACCCTTGATTTAACGGGAATCGCAGCCAAAGAAAATTTTTTACGTTTTCACGCCCAACGTTGCTTTGATTATGTGAACAAGCTATAG
- a CDS encoding DUF1592 domain-containing protein: MALKQFILNAIKRVVSLFQIVFSLLVLSFFLSSCLKNNIIADADGTINTLLEFSGPSHSMKRLTQKQLLTSMQDLLEINDWTPSGELPLDGTSSGAFKMPGVAATSVTATSLDFERYRVLAKEAVELGLNTGNKIYNALGCRPGHANDSCVVNFFQKKATQAWSRKVEVSDPILVEILNVVDEAYKESGYDINEGIRWGMIALLQSAEFLYVVPRSNDQHELDDFSKARQLALMFTGTVPDQELLAAAARGELTTDQGLLIQVNRLAENILNDESARQAVLAFFDDWLSIENISNVGKDAGAFPDFSEALKNSMKEEIYLMLDATIFKEDGDLRQFFYAQGSFVNSELAKIYDLPDPGTHEMVWMNFPSNSPRSGFFSSPGFLAMQSHPASTTPTLRGMYIIERVLCQTIPLPPPNFDTVVPDPVGHETKRDKFARHATDPNCSGCHDLMDPSGFTLEEFDALGVHRETEAVTYNGTTLNLPINTQGSLLGMSFADSKDFARQVAYSVEFSQCVVKNLSENILGRRLNGNELQSIYDELVRDDSLNIVRWLKKLALNKGFWQMSAGSNV; the protein is encoded by the coding sequence ATGGCATTAAAACAATTCATATTAAATGCAATAAAAAGAGTTGTTTCCTTATTTCAAATTGTTTTTTCTCTGCTTGTTTTGAGTTTTTTTTTATCTTCATGCTTAAAAAATAACATCATTGCTGATGCTGACGGTACAATCAATACACTGTTAGAATTTTCCGGGCCTTCACATTCAATGAAGCGCTTAACGCAAAAACAGTTGCTGACCTCCATGCAGGATTTATTGGAAATCAACGATTGGACACCATCTGGTGAATTGCCTTTAGATGGAACAAGCAGTGGAGCATTTAAAATGCCAGGAGTTGCGGCAACTTCGGTTACAGCTACAAGTTTAGATTTTGAGCGCTATAGAGTGTTGGCCAAAGAGGCCGTTGAATTAGGCTTAAATACCGGCAATAAAATTTATAATGCTTTAGGGTGTAGGCCTGGCCATGCCAACGACAGCTGTGTGGTGAATTTTTTTCAAAAAAAGGCAACTCAAGCCTGGTCAAGAAAAGTAGAAGTGTCTGACCCGATATTGGTTGAGATTTTAAATGTGGTTGATGAAGCTTATAAAGAATCAGGCTATGATATCAATGAAGGTATCCGCTGGGGGATGATTGCCTTATTGCAAAGCGCAGAGTTTTTGTACGTTGTTCCCAGAAGTAACGATCAGCATGAATTGGATGATTTTTCTAAAGCAAGGCAGTTGGCTTTGATGTTTACCGGAACAGTCCCCGATCAAGAATTGCTTGCAGCAGCGGCAAGAGGCGAATTAACAACAGACCAAGGTTTATTGATTCAGGTTAATCGCTTAGCAGAAAACATATTAAACGATGAATCTGCCCGGCAAGCGGTACTGGCGTTTTTTGATGATTGGTTATCCATTGAAAATATTTCTAATGTAGGAAAGGATGCAGGTGCTTTTCCTGACTTTTCTGAAGCATTAAAAAACTCAATGAAAGAAGAAATTTATTTGATGCTGGATGCAACTATTTTTAAAGAAGATGGCGATTTAAGACAATTTTTTTACGCACAAGGCAGTTTTGTAAACTCTGAACTTGCCAAAATTTATGATTTGCCTGATCCAGGAACCCATGAAATGGTATGGATGAACTTTCCAAGCAATAGTCCAAGAAGTGGTTTTTTTTCTTCACCAGGTTTTTTGGCCATGCAGTCGCATCCAGCAAGCACAACACCAACCTTAAGAGGTATGTATATTATTGAGAGAGTCTTATGCCAAACTATTCCACTGCCCCCTCCCAACTTTGATACGGTTGTTCCAGATCCAGTTGGCCATGAAACCAAAAGAGATAAATTTGCACGGCATGCTACTGACCCAAATTGTTCCGGTTGTCATGATTTAATGGATCCTTCAGGCTTTACACTAGAAGAGTTTGATGCATTGGGGGTTCATCGAGAAACAGAAGCCGTTACATACAACGGCACAACATTAAATTTACCTATTAATACACAGGGGAGCCTTTTGGGTATGTCATTTGCGGATAGCAAGGATTTTGCCCGACAAGTGGCCTACAGCGTAGAGTTTTCACAATGCGTGGTGAAGAACCTTTCAGAGAATATATTGGGAAGACGTTTGAACGGCAATGAGTTACAATCAATCTATGACGAGCTGGTTAGAGATGATTCACTTAACATTGTTCGCTGGCTAAAAAAATTAGCGCTCAATAAGGGTTTTTGGCAGATGTCAGCTGGGAGTAATGTATGA
- a CDS encoding MoxR family ATPase, which translates to MKYQEQCQSIISQIKEYYCDHQNITPLLMASFLVKGHVLIEGPPGTGKTSLAKMMSVMLSKSFSRIQCTSDLLPQDITGYSILRGDQLEFVSGPVFSDFLLVDELNRASPRAQSALLEAMEERQVSIDGKTHDLGRNFFVIATQNPQDHEGTFPLPEVQLDRFLLCINTEHANKETEQKLLQLYLDQKIPIDFSIIQKENLDLDQVFAEILKIKIDQSLVNYITDLLEKTRKHELIAYGASLRAGLALVKCAQALAYLNGRAMVVPDDIKLLAKPVLSHRLALSSQAIFQNMSKDACINAILMELPFPS; encoded by the coding sequence ATGAAATATCAAGAGCAATGTCAAAGCATTATCAGTCAAATTAAAGAATACTATTGTGACCATCAAAATATTACGCCATTGTTGATGGCATCATTTTTGGTCAAAGGCCATGTATTGATTGAAGGACCTCCAGGTACTGGAAAAACATCTTTAGCAAAAATGATGAGTGTTATGTTAAGCAAATCTTTTTCCAGAATTCAATGTACATCAGATTTACTACCGCAAGACATAACTGGATATTCTATTTTGCGGGGAGATCAGTTGGAGTTTGTTTCCGGGCCAGTTTTTTCAGATTTTTTATTGGTGGATGAACTGAATAGAGCATCACCAAGAGCTCAGTCTGCATTGTTAGAAGCTATGGAAGAACGACAAGTCAGTATAGATGGAAAAACCCATGATTTAGGGCGCAATTTTTTTGTTATAGCAACTCAAAACCCGCAGGATCATGAAGGAACATTTCCTTTGCCTGAAGTTCAACTGGATAGATTTTTATTATGTATCAATACAGAGCATGCCAACAAAGAAACAGAGCAAAAGTTATTGCAATTGTATTTAGATCAAAAAATACCCATTGATTTTTCTATAATTCAAAAAGAAAACTTAGATTTAGATCAAGTCTTTGCTGAGATTCTAAAAATAAAAATTGATCAAAGCTTGGTAAACTATATTACTGACTTGCTAGAAAAAACTAGAAAGCATGAGCTTATAGCATACGGAGCTAGCTTGCGTGCAGGGTTGGCTTTGGTGAAATGTGCACAAGCTTTGGCTTATCTTAACGGAAGAGCCATGGTAGTGCCGGATGACATTAAGTTGCTAGCTAAGCCAGTTTTGAGCCATCGGTTAGCGTTATCTTCACAAGCAATTTTTCAAAATATGTCCAAGGATGCCTGTATCAATGCCATACTCATGGAATTACCGTTCCCAAGTTAA
- a CDS encoding superoxide dismutase, with the protein MMFSLPNLPYTKDALAPHVSKETLEFHHGKHHAGYIDKLNAAIEGTDYASKSLEDIVIASREKNDMGVFNNAAQHWNHSFYWNSLTDNSSFDSASSLGQAIEKKWGSLDAFKEAFNAKATGNFGSGWTWLVKTASGDLDIVNTSNAENTLGTDNTALLTCDVWEHAYYIDHRNARPAYLKGFWEIVNWDFAQKNFA; encoded by the coding sequence ATCATGTTTTCACTACCTAACTTACCCTACACTAAGGATGCTCTTGCCCCACACGTATCCAAAGAAACTTTAGAGTTTCATCATGGCAAACATCATGCTGGATACATTGACAAACTTAACGCAGCCATTGAAGGCACCGATTATGCCTCAAAAAGCTTGGAAGATATTGTTATTGCTAGCCGTGAAAAGAACGATATGGGTGTCTTCAACAATGCTGCCCAACACTGGAATCACAGCTTTTACTGGAACTCTTTAACGGATAATTCATCATTTGACAGTGCTTCAAGCCTTGGCCAAGCCATTGAAAAAAAATGGGGCAGCCTTGATGCGTTTAAAGAAGCCTTTAATGCTAAAGCTACCGGTAATTTTGGTTCTGGCTGGACCTGGTTGGTTAAAACTGCTTCTGGAGATTTAGACATTGTTAACACCAGCAATGCAGAAAATACCTTAGGCACAGATAACACAGCCCTTTTAACCTGTGATGTTTGGGAGCATGCTTATTACATTGATCACCGTAATGCTCGCCCAGCGTATCTTAAAGGTTTTTGGGAAATCGTAAACTGGGATTTTGCGCAAAAAAACTTTGCTTAA
- a CDS encoding DUF1552 domain-containing protein, protein MKLKKISRREMLKGVFAGTSYFVGLPLLEAMGSSVAYAAQASSPYFLLYSFGNGVGNYASRGGVDNWTPSGSGSNWNLSPNMMPLAAHKDYLNVLSNMRVFLKNGGGHHECRAAVFSGQHYQKDYPDAYQKLGSDRASIDQYIGDALAAQGLVSPYHSLVLALSKVSYAYTTLSRGHSLSWKKNFKVQIPEYSPRALYERLFSGFTPPNPPPGGGTPSSNVKAELKALDAIFESAKALISKVGSSDKQRMNAHLEGLFETQRALENYEKASCTLPSKPSSDYEPNNQNVEALYEKNIVMSKLIAHALACDLTKSINYMFCGMQGNPVITETGAVDGFHKITHDGIADDGANRSGIAPEILINRITEFNMARFADLLTELRNTPHGSGNLLDQGCILLASEFMVGADHSANPGVPLLMAGKAAGRLKTNYHYRAPNTDSQQNAGRALLTALQVMGINENFIEGGLNQDSRDAITELMT, encoded by the coding sequence ATGAAACTTAAAAAAATTAGTCGAAGAGAAATGTTGAAAGGTGTTTTTGCCGGGACCAGTTATTTTGTGGGTTTGCCGCTCTTAGAGGCCATGGGTTCATCTGTGGCTTATGCTGCACAAGCCTCATCACCTTATTTTTTACTTTACTCATTTGGAAATGGTGTAGGTAACTATGCCAGTCGTGGAGGTGTGGATAATTGGACGCCCAGTGGTTCAGGTTCTAATTGGAACTTGTCACCCAACATGATGCCATTGGCGGCCCATAAAGACTATCTCAATGTTTTAAGCAATATGAGAGTATTTTTAAAAAATGGTGGGGGACATCATGAATGTAGGGCAGCTGTTTTCTCAGGCCAACATTATCAAAAAGACTATCCGGATGCGTATCAAAAATTGGGCAGTGATCGTGCGAGCATTGACCAATACATTGGAGATGCGCTTGCAGCCCAAGGCTTGGTTTCACCCTACCATTCATTGGTTTTAGCTCTTTCAAAAGTTTCATATGCTTATACAACATTAAGTCGAGGCCATTCACTGAGTTGGAAGAAAAATTTTAAGGTACAAATTCCAGAATATTCACCCAGGGCTTTATATGAACGTTTGTTCAGCGGTTTTACGCCACCCAATCCACCACCAGGCGGTGGAACACCTTCTTCAAATGTAAAAGCAGAGTTAAAGGCTTTGGATGCCATTTTTGAAAGCGCAAAAGCCTTAATCAGTAAAGTTGGAAGTTCCGATAAGCAGCGTATGAATGCACATCTTGAAGGTTTATTTGAAACCCAAAGAGCACTTGAAAATTATGAAAAAGCCAGCTGTACACTGCCTTCAAAGCCAAGTTCAGATTATGAGCCTAACAATCAAAATGTGGAAGCATTGTATGAAAAAAATATTGTCATGAGTAAGTTAATTGCGCATGCTTTGGCCTGTGATTTAACCAAGTCGATCAACTATATGTTTTGTGGGATGCAAGGGAATCCAGTGATTACAGAAACGGGTGCAGTGGATGGCTTTCATAAAATAACCCATGATGGTATTGCTGATGATGGCGCCAATAGAAGCGGGATTGCTCCAGAGATATTGATCAACAGAATTACAGAATTTAATATGGCACGCTTTGCAGATCTTTTGACCGAGCTAAGAAATACGCCGCATGGCAGTGGAAATTTATTGGATCAAGGCTGTATCCTGTTGGCATCAGAATTTATGGTTGGGGCCGATCACAGTGCCAACCCCGGAGTTCCTTTGCTTATGGCCGGTAAAGCTGCGGGTCGATTAAAAACCAATTATCATTACAGAGCTCCAAATACGGATAGTCAGCAAAATGCAGGTAGAGCCTTATTAACGGCTCTGCAAGTTATGGGGATCAATGAAAATTTCATAGAAGGTGGTCTTAATCAGGATTCAAGAGATGCCATTACAGAATTAATGACCTAA
- a CDS encoding DUF58 domain-containing protein, producing MSQKFWLMFGLLQFVLLFGVYSNLIFYFGLGMMGFYFFYVWLAWVRFRKNTIEIVNLNYHEQLELNTKIAFELELKKYQLQAVRVEFSFEQHPALQWKKQKYYFDSNQIKQSIEGWAKKLGHFQSPVLTIFIQDNLNLFFREIAFNSKDDFEVLPNSQSENMHEILQILKADPYAMVWKNQHAMTRKSDLVVGAREYRPGDPLKLVDARKTGRLRKPMVKVFEQDETQHLEIILDVGRSMLGEIENSQKVDFYALLAYQLVRYTCGLGDTFSFASLNHQLHQYVYNSRKAEDFINVYRNQKIDVSPHDAQLEQAVQHIKKLNKPSVVFLLLDMLKPSMHAAIIKLLPQLDPKHKIIVLHVIEEKYNVQSLVAKQATNSQKIKDDDRRQLLYALNLQERKQDLMAKLSRSNVSLIDLPTQHAVGLVREVYKQLRL from the coding sequence ATGAGCCAAAAATTTTGGCTCATGTTTGGCTTGTTGCAGTTTGTTTTGCTGTTTGGTGTCTACAGTAATCTTATCTTTTATTTTGGCCTTGGAATGATGGGCTTTTATTTTTTTTATGTTTGGCTGGCTTGGGTGCGATTTAGAAAAAACACAATTGAAATAGTAAATTTAAACTATCATGAACAGCTAGAACTCAATACAAAGATTGCTTTTGAACTTGAGTTAAAAAAATATCAACTGCAAGCTGTAAGAGTAGAATTCAGCTTTGAGCAACATCCAGCCTTGCAATGGAAAAAACAAAAATATTATTTTGATTCTAATCAGATAAAACAAAGTATTGAAGGTTGGGCAAAAAAACTGGGACATTTTCAAAGCCCTGTTCTTACTATTTTTATTCAAGATAATTTAAATCTATTTTTTAGAGAAATTGCTTTTAACAGTAAAGATGATTTTGAAGTACTTCCGAACAGTCAAAGTGAAAATATGCATGAAATACTACAAATATTAAAAGCAGATCCTTATGCCATGGTTTGGAAAAATCAACATGCTATGACCAGAAAAAGTGATTTAGTTGTTGGGGCCAGAGAATATAGGCCTGGAGATCCTTTAAAGTTAGTGGATGCCAGAAAAACAGGTCGTTTACGAAAACCTATGGTTAAGGTTTTTGAGCAAGATGAAACCCAGCATCTTGAAATTATTTTAGATGTTGGCCGTTCCATGTTGGGTGAAATTGAAAATAGTCAAAAGGTGGATTTTTATGCCTTATTGGCCTATCAATTGGTTCGTTATACCTGTGGTTTAGGAGACACGTTTTCTTTTGCCAGCTTGAATCATCAGTTGCATCAATATGTTTATAATAGCAGAAAGGCAGAAGATTTTATCAATGTGTATCGCAATCAAAAAATAGATGTTAGCCCACATGATGCTCAACTGGAACAAGCGGTACAACATATTAAAAAGTTGAATAAGCCGAGCGTTGTTTTTCTTTTGTTAGATATGTTAAAGCCCTCTATGCATGCAGCTATTATTAAACTTTTACCACAATTAGATCCCAAGCATAAAATTATTGTTTTGCATGTGATTGAAGAAAAGTACAATGTTCAAAGTTTGGTCGCAAAACAAGCAACAAACAGTCAAAAAATTAAAGATGATGATAGAAGACAGTTATTGTATGCATTAAATTTACAAGAAAGAAAACAAGATTTGATGGCAAAATTGAGTAGAAGTAATGTGAGTTTAATTGATTTGCCTACCCAACATGCCGTAGGCCTTGTACGAGAAGTTTATAAGCAACTCCGCCTATAA
- a CDS encoding ATP synthase F0 subunit B gives MEYFAVISVVVNFAVLMVGLVMLSKKPVKEMLNEKHDAWKKNIEEAEALREETQKMFDDYQQKLSVLDKEVEKIISAAKAKGEQFKANMEKRAHKNAEKIVAQAKALAEQELEKAKKSLQNDVLAQALTQAEKTLKEKVTQDDQDFFVEGFVQEMERSNHGRQ, from the coding sequence ATGGAATACTTTGCGGTGATTTCAGTGGTTGTTAACTTTGCTGTTTTAATGGTTGGCTTGGTGATGTTGAGTAAAAAGCCAGTTAAAGAAATGCTCAATGAAAAACATGATGCTTGGAAGAAAAATATTGAGGAAGCTGAAGCTTTAAGAGAAGAAACTCAAAAAATGTTTGATGATTATCAACAGAAACTATCTGTTTTGGATAAGGAAGTTGAGAAAATAATTTCTGCAGCAAAAGCCAAGGGTGAACAATTTAAAGCAAATATGGAAAAACGAGCACATAAAAATGCAGAAAAAATTGTTGCTCAGGCCAAAGCTTTGGCAGAACAAGAGTTAGAAAAAGCTAAAAAGTCTTTGCAAAATGATGTCTTAGCTCAAGCCTTAACGCAAGCAGAAAAAACATTAAAAGAAAAAGTGACACAAGATGATCAAGACTTTTTTGTAGAAGGTTTTGTTCAAGAAATGGAGAGATCAAATCATGGCAGACAATAG
- a CDS encoding ATP synthase F0 subunit B, which produces MIKENRHIIALLALFLLFAKLLEKINLWGLMGLDAPHGLVFQGVLFFAFYFILKNFLFAPYIKIFQEREEATTGKRNKVEQMRLESDRLLEQYTQSIEEARLKAAIERDALLLEGEELEKGIIFKARQTAKESLEQEKEKIAQQAQKARVGLNKEIPRLSEEIVGKFIRTERKDGILKKAMRKAVS; this is translated from the coding sequence GTGATCAAGGAAAATAGGCATATAATAGCTTTATTAGCGTTATTTTTGCTATTTGCAAAACTGCTAGAAAAAATTAATCTGTGGGGTTTGATGGGTTTGGATGCTCCGCATGGTTTAGTATTTCAAGGGGTTTTGTTTTTTGCTTTTTATTTTATATTAAAAAACTTTTTATTTGCACCTTATATTAAAATTTTTCAAGAGCGTGAAGAAGCAACCACAGGTAAGCGTAATAAAGTTGAACAAATGCGTTTAGAATCGGATCGTTTGTTAGAGCAATATACCCAGAGTATTGAGGAAGCTCGGTTAAAAGCAGCTATCGAGCGTGATGCACTTTTATTAGAAGGGGAAGAGTTAGAAAAAGGGATTATTTTTAAAGCCCGTCAAACAGCAAAAGAAAGTTTGGAACAAGAAAAAGAAAAAATAGCTCAGCAAGCGCAAAAAGCACGTGTTGGATTGAATAAAGAGATTCCTCGTTTGTCTGAAGAGATTGTGGGTAAGTTTATTCGTACTGAGCGTAAAGATGGAATTTTAAAAAAAGCAATGCGTAAGGCGGTGAGCTAA
- a CDS encoding polymer-forming cytoskeletal protein — translation MGLLRNDSKSTVNANNGAGLSSGGFNAILDQGSEFEGKLSFEGVVRIDGLFKGEVFAPAHLVVGPTGKVIANINVDIVTISGHVEGDIVAKTRVELQSTAHVKGNIFASSVVVEDGAIFDGKMTMSKGEPNGLAERSKNQLSQDDEVHA, via the coding sequence ATGGGATTATTAAGAAATGACAGCAAATCAACAGTAAACGCCAACAATGGAGCAGGACTCTCAAGTGGTGGATTCAATGCAATTTTAGATCAAGGCAGTGAATTTGAAGGTAAATTGAGCTTTGAAGGTGTTGTGCGTATTGATGGTTTGTTTAAAGGTGAAGTTTTTGCGCCAGCCCATTTGGTAGTAGGTCCTACAGGAAAAGTCATTGCCAATATCAATGTTGATATTGTTACAATATCTGGCCATGTTGAGGGTGATATTGTGGCTAAAACCAGAGTTGAGTTACAGTCAACAGCACATGTCAAAGGTAATATTTTTGCCAGCAGTGTTGTTGTGGAAGACGGGGCTATTTTTGATGGAAAAATGACAATGTCAAAAGGTGAGCCCAACGGTTTAGCAGAAAGAAGTAAGAACCAACTCAGTCAAGATGATGAGGTGCATGCGTGA
- a CDS encoding RDD family protein — protein MSFIPKNNGASRRFAAAIVDNVITTVLTVPIGIVAGIVIALFNLQSLGESVVTLITYILTYGILIFYFGWFYKNKGGTPGKLLMKLQVINLESGGRIGYGRTFLREIVGKFLAAIILGIGFFMIIFRKDRRGLHDLIANTQVVYTGPEAEKGI, from the coding sequence ATGTCTTTTATCCCTAAAAATAACGGCGCCAGCAGGCGTTTTGCGGCAGCAATTGTCGACAACGTAATTACCACTGTTTTAACCGTCCCCATAGGCATTGTTGCGGGTATTGTTATTGCACTTTTTAATCTGCAAAGCTTGGGTGAATCTGTTGTTACCTTAATCACTTATATTTTAACCTATGGTATCTTAATCTTTTATTTTGGCTGGTTTTACAAAAACAAAGGCGGTACACCAGGCAAACTTTTAATGAAACTGCAAGTGATTAACTTAGAAAGTGGCGGCCGTATTGGTTATGGCAGAACCTTTTTAAGAGAAATTGTTGGTAAGTTTTTAGCTGCTATCATCTTGGGCATAGGCTTTTTTATGATCATCTTTAGAAAAGATCGTCGTGGTTTACATGACCTGATTGCCAATACGCAAGTGGTGTACACCGGTCCTGAAGCTGAAAAAGGCATTTAA